From Microbacterium rhizosphaerae:
CCCCTTGTAGACGCGGGGGAGCAGGCGCAGCAGGTGCAGGCGGCCGCCGGGACGCACGAGGGTCACGTCGAGGAGGCCGTCGGCGGGATCGGCGTCCGGGCAGATCGGGATGCCGCCCCCGTACGTGCGCCCGTTGCCGACCGTCGCCATCACGAGGTCGCCCGAGAGCGTCTCCTGGGTTCCGTCGGCCAGCTCCAGGTCGAGGCGGAACGGCACGCCGTGCAGCTGCAGGAACTCGATGAGGATCGCGATCGTGTAGCGCGATCCGCCGCGCGGCCACCGCATGGCGTTGGCGCGATCGTTGACGCGCGAGTCGAAGCCGCTCGCGAGCACGGTGCCGAAAAGCTGCGCGCTGCCGTCGCCGCGCGTCACGCGCGCGAGGTCGACGTGGCGTGTGGCGCCGGCGACGATGGCGTCGGCAGCGGCATCCAGGTCGAGTTCGCGGAGGCCTGCGACCGCGGCCATGTCGTTGCCCGTGCCGATGGGGATGATCCCGAGCGGGATGCCTGTTCCCGCCACCTCCTGGATGGCCAGGTGCACCGTGCCGTCTCCGCCCGCGACGACGACAGCCGTCGCATCCAGGTCGAGCGCGGCGCGCAGCAGGCGCGTGGACTCGGCCGCACTGCCGCCGCTGACCATCGCGACCTCGAGGCCGCCGGCGCGCAGCCGCTCGGCCGCCCGCTCGGCCGGCGCCACGCCGCCGCCGGAGCGCGCCGCCGGATTGGCGACGAGCGCGACGGTCACGACAGGCCCTCGGCCGCCCCCGCCGACACGTCGCGAACGTCCGCATCCTGCGGCGGAGGCACGACATCGGAGATGTCTCGCGCGGCGGCGGGCGGGGCGAGGAGGAGCGCGCCGGGGTTCATGATCCCGCTCGGGTCGAGAGTCGCCTTGACGGCCTCGAGCACGCGCACGCCGAGGGGGCCGATCTCGGACTCCAGGTAGGGGCGATGATCGCGCCCCACGGCGTGGTGGTGGGTGATCGTGCCGCCGGCCGCCACGATGGCGCGGGTCGCCGCATCCTTCGCCCGCCTCCACTGCGGGCCCGGCTCGGCCGTGAGCGCGGCGATGACGGTGAAGTACAGCGACGCGCCGGCCGGGTAGATATGCGAGATGTGGCACATGACGATCGGCTTCGTGCCCTCCGCGGAGAGGGACTCGTCGAGCGCCCGGGTCACCGCATGCTTCAGCGCCGTGAGGCCGGCCCACGTGGTCGCCGTCTCGAGCGTCTCGGCGAGCACCCCGATGTCGAGAAGCGGGTCGCGCAGCGCGGGGGCGGCGAACCGGCCCCGCTCCCAGGAGCGCGCGGGCCCAGGACCGCGATCCCTGCCGTGGTGCTGCGCGAAGACCGCGGCCGTCGCGTCGCGCACCGCTCGCGCCTCCCGTTTCGTCGCGCCCTCGAAGGTCGCGACGGCGAGGCATCCGCGCAGGCGCGACACGTGACCGCCGAGCGCCGCGTTGATGCGCGTCTCGACGCGGTCGCTGAGCCGCACGACGGCGGGATGGATGCCGCGCTGCGCCAGCGCGCGCAACGCCTGCGCGCCGTCCGCGAAGTCGCGGAACCGCCACGCGCCGTAGAGGGTCGCGGCCGGCATCCGTCGCACCCGCAGCGTCACCTCCGTGATGACTCCGAACGCCCCCTCCGATCCGAGCAGGAGCTCCCGCAGGTCGGGACCCGCGGCGCTCGCCGGAGCCCGTCCCAGCTCGAGGTCGCCCGCCGGGGTCGCGGCCCGCAGGGCGTGCACGAGCTCGTCGAACCGCCCGTAGCCGCTGGACGCCTGGCCGCTCGAGCGGGTGGCCGCGAAGCCGCCGAGCGATGCGTACCGGAAGCTCTGCGGGAAGTGTCCGAGTGTGCAGCCGTGCGCGGCGAGCAGCTCCTCGGCCTGGGGGCCGGTGGTGCCCGCGCCGAACGTCGCGAGCAGCGACGTCTCATCGAACGAGAGGAGTCCGGCGGTGCGCACGAGGTCGAGCGCGACCACGGCCCGGTGCGCCCCTGCCTGGGGCTCGACGCCTCCGACGACGCTCGTCCCACCGCCGAAGGGGACGACGGCGATGCCGCGCGCGTCGCAGATCCGCAGCACCGCGGCGACCTCGGCGTGAGATGCCGGCAGCACGATCGCATCGGGCGCCGGCTGCACCAGCTCGCTGCGGCGCGCGAGCAGGTCGGGCGTGCTCTTCCCGCCGAGGTGCAGCGCCCGGGACGCGGCATCCGTCGCCGTCACGGCGGCCTCCCGCAGCGCCTCGAGATCCGTTTCGTCCAGGCGTGACGGCGTGAGTGCCGGGGAGGCGACGCGGGGGACGGGATGGGGCTCACCCGGCAGGACGCGCCCGGCGATGAAGCGGGCGACCGCAGGAAGGCGCCGCGCGTCGGATGCGTCGCCCCACACGTCCCACGTCATCCGGGGGCGGGCGGTGGGAAGCTCGGGCGGCGTCGTCGCGACCATGGGCACAGTATGGCAAACTCGCGCCGTGACCCGTGCGCCCAGGCTCCTCGGACGGACGCCGTGCTCGACCGCCCTGAACGCGCGCCGCCGCGCGCGTGAGCTCGCGGCCCTGGGCGACCGTCCGAGCGTCGACGTCGTCATCATCGGCGGCGGCGTCACGGGCGCCGGACTGGCGCTGGATGCCGCTTCTCGCGGCCTTCGAACCGTGCTCGTCGAGGCGCACGACCTCGCGTTCGGCACGAGCCGCTGGAGCTCCAAGCTCGTGCACGGCGGCCTCCGCTATCTCGCGAGCGGGCAGGTCGGCATCGCCTACGAGAGCGCGTTCGAGCGGCACCTGCTCATGACCCGCATCGCGCCGCACCTCACGCGGCCGCTCGCGCAGGTGATGCCGCTGTACGCCCCCGGGCACATCGCCCGCGGCGCGTACATCGGGTTCGGGTACGAGCTGGGCGATGGCCTGCGCCGCATGACGCGGACTCCGGGGAGCGTCCTCGCCGCGCCGGGTCCGCTCACGCGGTCCGAGCTGGTGCGGCTCGCTCCCGCAGTGCGCCGCGAGGACCTGCGCGGCGGCGTGCGGGGCTGGGACGGCCAGCTGTTCGACGACGCGCGACTCGTCGTCGCCATCGCGCGGACCGCCGCCGGGTACGGCGCATCCGTCCTGACGAGGGCGCGGGCGATCCGCGCGGCCGGCGACCGCGTCGTGGTGCGGGACGAGCTCGGCGGCGGGGAGCTCGAGCTGCGGGCGCGCGCGGTCGTCAACGCCACCGGGGTGTGGGCGGGGGAGGTCGACCCGGACGTGCACCTGCGGCCGAGTCGCGGCACGCACCTCGTCGTCGAGACGGCGCGCCTGGGCTGGTCGGACGTGTCGCTCACCGCACCGCTTCCCGGCTCGTCGAGCCGCTTCGTGTTCACGCTCCCTGCGGCGCACGGCCGCACGTACATCGGCCTCACCGACGTCCCGGCGGACGGGCCGCTGCCCGATGTCCCGCAGGCGACGGATGACGAGATCGACCAGCTGCTCGGCGTGATCGGCACTGTGCTCGCCGCGCCCCTCACGCGCTCCGACGTCGTCGCGACGTTCGCAGGGCTGCGCCCGCTGCTCACCGGGCCGTCCCACGGCGACGAGACGAGCGACCTCTCGCGCCGGCACGCGATCGTCGAATCCGGCTCCGGTCTCCTGTCGGTCGTCGGCGGCAAGCTCACGACCTACCGCCGCATGGCGCAGGACGGCATCGACGCCGTGGCGGCGCGCCTGCGCGACGTGCCCGCGTCGCAGACCCACTCGCTCCCGCTCGTGGGCGCGTGGCCGCGGGAGCGTCTCGACGAGGTCGCGGCATCCCCTCGACTCGTGCGGCGCTACGGCGCGGAGGCGCCGTTCGCGGCCGGCCTGCCCGACGGTCCTGGCGCGGCGCGCGGCGTCACGGCGCAGGAGCTGCAGTGGGGCGTCGAGGTGGAGGGCGCTCTCACGGTCGACGACCTGCTGGATCGCCGCACCCGGCTGGGGCTCGTCGTGGCCGATCGCGAGGCGTCGACGGATGCCGCGGCATCCGCCTTCGAGCGCGCCGGGGTCGGGCCCGCCTGAGGCGCGTCGCGTGTCGGAGGGCCGCCGCATACTGGGCCGTGTGACTCGCGAGCGCGCCCACGGAATCGGCGTCCTGCAGGGAACGGCGCTGTACGTCGCCGCGATCCTCGGCAGCGGCCTGCTCGTGCTGCCCGGGCTGGCGGCCCGTGCCGCGGGTCCGGCATCCGTCCTGGCGGTCTGCGCCGTGATCCTGCTCGCCGTCCCGCTCGCGGGCACCTTCGCCGCGCTCGCGTCCCGATACCCCGATCCAGGCGGAGTGGCGAACTACGTGCGGCGCGCCATCGGGCCGACCGCCGCACGGGCGACCGGCTACTGGTTCTACTTCGGGGTCGCGGCGGGCTTTCCCGTCCTGGTCCTGCTCGGCGGCGACTACGTCACGGCCATCGCGGGGATCGCGCCGTCCGCGGCTCCCGTCGTCGGGCTCGCGATCCTCATCCCGCCGTTCGCGATCAACATGCTCGGCGTGCGCACGGCCGGGTGGGTGCAGTTCGTCCTGACCGGCACCCTGACGGCGATCGTCGTGTTCGTGGTGGCCGCGGCGGTCCGCGCTGTGGAGCCGGCGCGGTTCGCGCCGTTCCTCCCGCACGGGTGGGCCGGCGTCGGCACGGCGATCAGCCTGTTCGTGTGGGCCTTCGCCGGGTGGGAGGTCGGCACGCACATCTCGGGCGAGTTCCGCGACCCGCGCAGGGCCATCCCGATCGCCACCGCCATCGCGCTCGCGATCCCGGGCGCCGCGTACGTCCTGCTCCAGATCGTCACCGTCGGCGTGCTGGGCGGCACCGGCGGGGGCGGGACGGTGCCGCTCGTGACCCTGGCGGCCGACGCGGCGCCGGGCGTCGGGCCCGTCGTCGTCGGCGCTGCGGCGGGCATCGTCTCGCTGGGCGTGCTCAACTCGTATCTCGCGGCGTTCGGAAAGCTCGGAGCATCCCTCGCCGTCGCACGCGATCTGCCTCACGTCCTCGCCCCCGGTGCGGAGGCGGGCGGCGTGCCGCGGCGCGCACTGCTCCTGACGTTCTGCATCGCCCTCGCCTACATCGCCGCGGCGGTCGCGACCGGTGGAGACCTGCAGACGTTCATCCTGATCCACACCGGCAACATGGTCTCGATCTACACGGCGGGCATGATCGCGGCCCTGCGGATCCTGCCTCGGCGCACGCCCGGCTGGTACATGGCGCTCGTGGCCGCGGTGCTCTCGATCGCGCTGCTCGTGCTGAACATCGCACATCTCGCGCCGGCGATCATCCTCGCCCTCGCAGCCGTCGGGGTGACCCTGTGGCGCAGATGGCGTCGGCGGCACCGCACCCGACGTGCGGAGGCGGCGCACAGCCTGAGCTGAGCGCCGCGCGCGGTCGCCGAGGTCACACCCCGGCTGACGTCCGTCAGAGCGTGAGGGTCGCGTGCAGGATGCCGGCGGACTCCGCGGCGTGCACCTTCGGGGAGCCGGTCGCGGTCGATGCCATCGGCGGACGCGAGATGACACGGATGCTGCGGCCCCCGAGCTCCGGGGCGACTTCGAGCGCGATGAACGGCCACGCGCCCTGGTTCTCGGGCTCGTCCTGCATCCACACGAGCTCCGCGTTCGGGTACTGCCCGAGCACCCGGTTGAGCTCGGCGACGGGGGCCGGGTAGAACTGCTCGAGGCGGACGAGGGCGATCTCGGCGTTCGGGTTCTTGTCGAGCTCGGCGCGGAGGTCCCAGTACGGCTTGCCCGCAGTGAGCACGACGCGGCGGACTGCATCCTTCACGACGCCGCGGTCGTCGTCGAGCACCGGCTCGAAGCGGCCCGACGTGAAGTGCGACACCGGGCTCGTCGCCCCGCGCAGGCGCAGCATCGCCTTCGGCGTGAAGACGACGAGCGGGCGGCGCGGGCGCGAGTACGCCTGGCGGCGCAGCAGGTGGAAGTACGAGGCGGGCGTCGAGGGGCGCGCGACGCTCATGTTGTCCTGGGCGGACAGCTGCAGGTAGCGCTCGATACGCGCCGACGAGTGGTCGGGTCCCTGACCTTCGTATCCGTGCGGCAGGAGGAGGACGACGCTCGACTGCTGCCCCCATTTCTGGTCGGCAGACGAGAGGTACTCGTCCACGACCGACTGCGCGCCGTTCGCGAAGTCGCCGAACTGGGCCTCCCACAGCACGAGGGCGTCGGGACGCTCGACCGAGTAGCCGTACTCGAAGGCCATCGCCGCGTACTCGCTGAGGAGCGAGTCGTACACGAAGAACCGACCCTGGTTGTCGGACAGGTTCGCCAGCGGCAGCCACTCCTGGCCGTTCGCGCGGTCGTGCAAGACGGCGTGGCGCTGGACGAATGTGCCGCGGCGGGAGTCCTGTCCGGCCAGACGCACGTTGGTTCCCTCGACGAGGAGGGAGCCGAAGGCGAGCAGCTCGCCGAAGGCCCAGTCGATGCCGCCGTTGCGGCTCATGTCGTAGCGCTTGTCGAGCAGCTGCTGCAGCTTGGGGTGGACCGTGAAGCCGTCGGGCTTGTTGACGAACGCGTCGCCGACGAGGTTGACCACCTCGGCCGGCACGCCGGTCGTCTCGGGCTCGCCGACCACGGGGGACAGATACGCTTCGGCGTTCACCACCGGCGATGCGCCGGTCTCGGCCTCGTGCGTCTCGGCGAACGCGACCTCCAGGCGGCCCTGGAAGTCTCCCTTCGCCCGGTCGTACTCCTCCTCGGTGATGTCGCCGCGGCCGACGAGAGCCTCGGTGTACAGGCGGCGCACGGAGCGCTTGGCCTCGATGAGGTTCGTCATGAGGGGCTGCGTCATCGACGGGTCGTCGCCCTCGTTGTGACCGCGGCGGCGGTAGCAGACGATGTCGATGACGACGTCGCGGTGGAACTTCTGGCGGTAGCGGAACGCGACCTCGGCGACATGGACGACGGCCTCCGGGTCGTCGCCGTTGACGTGGAAGATCGGCGCCTGGATCGTCTTGGCGACGTCGGTGGCGTACACCGAGGTGCGGCCGTCGACGGGAGTCGTCGTGAAGCCGACCTGGTTGTTGACGACGACGTGGATCGTGCCGCCCGTGCGGTAGCCGCGCAGCTGGGACATCTGCAGCGTCTCGACGACGACGCCCTGGCCGGCGAAGGCGGCCTCGCCGTGCACCAGGATCGGCAGCCACGTGAAGGTGCCGATGGGCTTGCGGTCCTGCTTGGCGCGGGTGATGCCCTCGAGCACCCCGTCGACGGTCTCGAGGTGCGACGGGTTCGCGGCGAGCAGGACGGGGAGCTCCTCGCCGCCGTCGGCGACGAACGTGCCCTCGGTGCCGAGGTGGTACTTCACGTCGCCCGAGCCGCTCTTGGAGCCGATGGCCACCGAGCCCTCGAACTCGCGGAAGATCTGGCTGTACGTCTTGCCGGCGATGTTCGTCAGCACGTTGAGGCGGCCGCGGTGCGCCATGCCGATCGCGGCGCCGTCCAGGCCCTCGGTCGCGGCGCCCTGCAGGATCTGGTCCAGCAGGGGGATGAGCGATTCGCCGCCCTCCAGGCTGAAGCGCTTCTGGCCGACGTACTTCGTCTGCAGGAACGTCTCGAACGCCTCGGCCTCGTTGAGCTTGCCGAGGATGCGCATCTGCTCGTCGTGGCCGGGCTTCTGGTACTTGACCTCGATGTTGTCCTGGAACCACTTGCGCTGGCCCGGATCCTGGATGTGCATGTACTCGATGCCGATCGTGCGGCAGTACGAGTCGCGCAGGACGCCCAGGATGTCGCGCAGCTTCATGACCCGCTTGCCGCCGAAGCCGCCGGTCACGAACTCGCGATCGAGGTCCCAGAACGTGAGGCCGTGCGTCTCGATCTCGAGGTCGGGGTGCATGCGCTGGCGATACTCGAGCGGGTCGATGTCCGCCATGAGGTGACCGCGGACGCGGTAGGAGTTGATGAGCTCCTGCACGCGCGCCGTCTTGTCGACGCGCTCGGCGATGTCGACGTGGATGTCCGCGTTCCACCGGATGGGCGCGTAGGGGATGCGCAGGGCAGCGAAGATGTCGTCGTAGAAGCCGCGCTGGCCGATGAGCAGCTCGTGCACCTTCTTCAGGAACTCGCCGGAGCCGGCGCCCTGGATGACGCGGTGGTCGTACGTGCTCGTCAGGGTGATCGTCTTGCCGATGCCGAGCTCGACGAGCGTCTTCTCGCTCGAGCCTTGGAACTCGGCGGGGTACTCGAGGGCGCCGGCGCCGACGATGCATCCCTGCCCCTTCATGAGGCGGGGGACCGAGTGGACCGTGCCGATGCCGCCGGGGTTGGTCAGCGAGATCGTCGTGCCCTGGAAGTCCGCGGCCGTCAGCTTGTTGGCGCGGGCGCGCCCGATGAGGTCCTCGTAGGAGGCGAGGTACTCGCCGAAGGTGAGGGTGTCGGCGCGCTTGATGCTCGGGACGAGGAGGGCGCGCGTGCCGTCCGGCTTCGGAAGGTCGATCGCGATGCCCAGGTTGATGTGCGCGGGGGCGACGACGGAAGGCTTGCCGTCGATCTCGGCATAGAAGACGTTCTGGCTCGGGAACTCCTTGATCGCCTGGATGAGGGCCCAGCCGATGAGGTGCGTGAAGCTGACCTTGCCGCCGCGTGTGCGCGCCATGTGGTTGTTGATGACGATGCGGTTGTCGATCATCAGCTTCGCCGGGACGGTCCGGACGCTGGTGGCGGTCGGGATGGTGAGCGACTCGTCCATGTTCGCGGCGAGCGTCTTCGGCATGCCGCGCAGGACGGTGACGACATCGTTCTCGGGGGATGCCTCGCCCACCGAGGGCTCGACCTTCGGCGCCTGCGCGGGGATCGGCTGCGGGGCGGCCGGACGGGCCGTGGTGCGCGCGACGGGCTGGGTGCCGATGACCGGGACGGGAGCCGTGACCGGGCGGGTGTCCGTCGCCGCAGGGGGCTGGGTGGTGCGCGGCGCGGGTGCCGCTGTCGCGGCCGTCGCGGCCGCCGCAGCGGCATCCTTGGAGATCTGTGCCGCGCCGTAGGATTCGAGGACCGGCCACCACTCCTTGTCGACCGCGTTCCGGTCCTTCGAGTACTGCTCGTAGAGCTCCTCCACGAGCCACTCGTTGGCTCCGAACTCTCCTTCGTTTGCGGTACCGGCGCCGGTCACCTGGCTCGACACAGTCGATCGCCTGCTTTCATCGGTGAGGATCGTGTTTGCGGACGCGTGCAGCGGCACGCGCGCGACTGTTAAGCCTAACCCAGTCTCCTCAGCCGATGTCCGGGCGTGTCGCGCTCCCAGGTATCGCCCGGCTCGGGCAGGACGGGAGACGGAGGAACCGCGATCACTAGGCTGGCAGCATGGAATTCTACGGCGACGAGCCCGAGGTCGACCTGACCTATTCCGACGTGTTCCTGGTTCCCCGCCGATCGGGCGTCGCGAGCCGGCTCGATGTCGATCTGTCGCCGGGCGACGGAAGCGGGGCGACCCTCCCGCTCGTCTCCGCGAACATGAACTCGGTCACCGGCGCCCGCCTCGCCGCGACGCTCGCCCGCCGCGGCGGCATGGGCGTCCTCCCGCAGGACATGCCGTTGCAGGAGCTGGATGCGGCGATCCGCTGGGTCAAGGATCAGCCGGTGTCCTGGGACACGCCGCTCGTGCTGCCGCCCCACGCGACCGTGGCGGACGCGGCCCGTCTCCTGCCGCCGATCGACGGCCACGGCGTCGTCGTCGCCGAGGCGTCGGCCGACGGCATCCGCATCGAGGACATCTCCGGAATCGTCCCCGCGGCGCGCCTCGGCACCGCCCTCTCCGACGCGCGCCTGGGCGACCTCGCGCACACCCGCCCGACGGCGATCGACGCCGATGACGTCGAGAGCGCCCGTCATGCGTTCGACCTCATCGTCGACAGTGACGCCGAGATGGTCTGCATCCTGCACCACGGCCTGCTCGTCGGCACGCTCTCGCGCCGCAGCGCCCTGCGCTCCACCCTGTACCGCCCTGCGGTGGACCGCTCGGGGCGACTCATCGTGGCCGCGGCCATCGGCATCAACGGTGACGTCGCCGCCAAGGCCCGTGCGCTCGCGGGCGCCGGCGTCGACGTGCTCGTCGTCGACACCGCGCACGGTCACCAGGAGGGGATGCTGCGCGCCCTGCGGGCCGTGGCCGACCTGGATCTCGGCATCCCGCTCGCTGCGGGCAACATCGTCACGGCCGAGGGCGTGCACGATCTGGTCACGGCGGGCGCCTCGATCCTCAAGGTCGGCGTCGGGCCGGGCGCCATGTGCACGACGCGCATGATGACCGCGGTCGGGCGGCCCCAATTCTCCGCGGTGCTCGAGACGGCCGAGGCCGCCCGCATCATGGGTGCGCACGTGTGGGCCGACGGGGGCGTGCGCTATCCGCGCGACGTCGCCCTCGCGCTCGCGGCCGGTGCCGCATCCGTCATGATCGGCTCCTGGTTCGCCGGCACGATCGAGGCCCCGGGCCTGCTGCAGACGGACGCGGCGGGACGCCTCTACAAGGAGTCGTGGGGCATGGCATCGACCAAGGCCGTGCACGAGCGGTTCGGCCGGCTCGATCCCTACGAGCTCGCGCGCAAGGAGCTGTTCGCCGAGGGCATCTCGTCGTCGAAGATCTACCTCGACCCGCTGCGGCCGGGCCTGGAGGACCTCATCGACATGATCACGTCGGGTGTGCGGTCCTCGTTCACGTACGCGGGAGCAGCGACGGTGCCCGAGTTCCACGAGCGCGCCCTCGTCGGGCTGCAGTCGGCCGCCGGCTACGAGGAGGGCAAGGCCCTCCCCGTGAGCTGGTAGCCCGCATCGCCGCACGGGGGGAAGGCCGGAGCCCGGCATCCACCCTCCCGTACAATGAATCGCACGATGGACGACCCGCCCAGTTGCAGACGCCCGCCCCACCGACCCGCCCCCCGATCGAGGGGGTGACGCGTGATGGACTACGTCATGCTGGGCGTGGGGCTGCTTCTGACAGTCGGCACGGGCCTGTTCGTGGCCAGCGAGTTCTCGCTCATCACACTCGATCGCGCCGACCTCGAGGCCCGCGAGGCGCGGGGTGAGACGCGGCTCGGGCTGACGATCCGCGCGCTGAAGTCCACCTCGACGCAGCTGTCGAGCGCGCAGCTCGGCATCACCCTCACGACGCTGCTCGCCGGCTACACGATGGAGCCGGCGATCTCGAGCCTCGTCCGTCCGCTGCTGGCGGGCGCCGGTCTCCAGGCCGCCGCCACACCCCTCTCGGTGTTCATCGGCGTCGCGGTCGCGACGATCCTGTCGATGATCCTCGGGGAGCTCGTGCCGAAGAACTTCGCGCTCGCGCTGCCGCGCGCCACGGCCAAGCTCGTCATGCCCTTCCAGGTCGGGTTCACGACCGTGTTCAAGCCGGCCGTCGCACTGCTCAACGGCAGTGCGAACGGCATCCTGCGGGGGATGGGCTTCGAGCCGAAGGAGGAGCTCTCCGGTGCGCGCACCGCCGAGGAGCTGTCGAGCCTCGTGCGCCGCTCCGCCAGTGCCGGCGTGCTGGAGGAGGACACCGCATCCCTCCTCGACCGCTCGCTGAACTTCGCCCGCCTCACGACGGCGGACGTCATGACCCCGCGACCGAGCATGCACGCGCTGCAGGCGGAGGACTCGGCCGACGACGTCGTGCAGCTGGCGCGCCGCACCGGTCACAGCCGGTTCCCCGTCTACGGCGAGTCGATGGACGACATCGTCGGCATCGTCCATCTGAAGGCCGCCGTCGGCGTCCCGCGCGAGCGGCGCCCGGACGTCCCGGCGGCGGCCCTCGCCACCGAGCCGCTGCGCGTGCCCGAGGCGGTGCACCTGGATGCCGTGATGTCCGAGCTGCGGGCCCGCGGCTATCAGATGGCCGTCGTGGTGGACGAGTACGGCGGCACCGCGGGCATCGTCACGCTCGAGGATCTCGTCGAGGAGATCGTCGGCGAGGTGCTGGACGAGCACGACCGTCGCAGCGCGGGAGTGGTGCGCGGCGAGGACTCGCTGACGTTCCCCGGCGATCTGCGGCCCGACGAGCTGCGGGACCGCGCCGGCGTGCGCGTGCCCGAGGGCGACGTCTACGACACCGTCGGCGGCTTCCTCATGAGCGTGCTCGAGCGCATCCCCATGGTCGGCGACGAGGTCGAGACCGACGGCGGCACGCTCAAGGTCGTGCGCATGGACGGGCGCCGTGTCGAACGGGTGGAGTTCACGCCCGCGCCCGCCGAGCCCCGGAACGGGGGCGACCGATGAGCGATTGGGCGGGAATCGTCTGGCTCGTGGTGCTGCTGATCGCCAACGGGTTC
This genomic window contains:
- a CDS encoding GuaB1 family IMP dehydrogenase-related protein — its product is MEFYGDEPEVDLTYSDVFLVPRRSGVASRLDVDLSPGDGSGATLPLVSANMNSVTGARLAATLARRGGMGVLPQDMPLQELDAAIRWVKDQPVSWDTPLVLPPHATVADAARLLPPIDGHGVVVAEASADGIRIEDISGIVPAARLGTALSDARLGDLAHTRPTAIDADDVESARHAFDLIVDSDAEMVCILHHGLLVGTLSRRSALRSTLYRPAVDRSGRLIVAAAIGINGDVAAKARALAGAGVDVLVVDTAHGHQEGMLRALRAVADLDLGIPLAAGNIVTAEGVHDLVTAGASILKVGVGPGAMCTTRMMTAVGRPQFSAVLETAEAARIMGAHVWADGGVRYPRDVALALAAGAASVMIGSWFAGTIEAPGLLQTDAAGRLYKESWGMASTKAVHERFGRLDPYELARKELFAEGISSSKIYLDPLRPGLEDLIDMITSGVRSSFTYAGAATVPEFHERALVGLQSAAGYEEGKALPVSW
- a CDS encoding hemolysin family protein, which codes for MDYVMLGVGLLLTVGTGLFVASEFSLITLDRADLEAREARGETRLGLTIRALKSTSTQLSSAQLGITLTTLLAGYTMEPAISSLVRPLLAGAGLQAAATPLSVFIGVAVATILSMILGELVPKNFALALPRATAKLVMPFQVGFTTVFKPAVALLNGSANGILRGMGFEPKEELSGARTAEELSSLVRRSASAGVLEEDTASLLDRSLNFARLTTADVMTPRPSMHALQAEDSADDVVQLARRTGHSRFPVYGESMDDIVGIVHLKAAVGVPRERRPDVPAAALATEPLRVPEAVHLDAVMSELRARGYQMAVVVDEYGGTAGIVTLEDLVEEIVGEVLDEHDRRSAGVVRGEDSLTFPGDLRPDELRDRAGVRVPEGDVYDTVGGFLMSVLERIPMVGDEVETDGGTLKVVRMDGRRVERVEFTPAPAEPRNGGDR